The Saprospiraceae bacterium genome segment ATCGTAAATTTAAGGCAGAGATTTTTTCCTACTTGAAATCCTAAAACCAGACCTTCCTCACAATCAGTTTAAGAAATGCCCCTAGATAGATCAAATGCATTTTCAAAGCCATTTTCATAAAATGAATTAAAACTTCTGGGCTTTCCATTAAACTCATCTCTGGAAGCATGTGACATATCTTCATCTTATAATCCTGACCATACAATTGGGTTAATACTTCAGCTGCTGCAGCACCAAATGTTGAATGACCTGATGGGTATGCTGGAAAATTAGGCGAAAGGAAAGAAATTGTTTCCAATCCCGGGATCTAAAACTTTTGATGTAATTTTCCGGTCGCTCCAGATTATAAATATACTTTGAATTCCAACAGACAATGCCAGCATCTTGCCAATGCTAAACTTACTTTAAGGTAGGTCTCAAAACAATTTGCAGTTTCAGGCATTTCCAAATTAATAATCTGATTGGTAATGAAATCCACCTGGAAGATGGTGCAAAGTTAATCCCTGGTGATCATCACTCCAAAATTTAAGCGATCATTTGTTTCAGATGTTGATGGTGAGCTCACGGTCATCACCTCTAAAGCGTCCGTATAAAGAAGCCAGAACTTGTCGTATTTGTATTCTGGTAAAGGCTTTGAATGCAATTTTGAAACATCAATTACAAATGGTCTGACCTTACCCCAATAAGCAACAAGGGTGGCAATGGAAAGTGTTCTTCAGATGGTATCCATTTGCCATGTCCGCGAGGTATTTTATAATTTAAATCATAGATTTGAAGAAAGGCCATATGTCCAATGGTATCAGATGCGGAGTAATTATAGACCATGTTTGCGATCTCAAGCCCGAACTTTCTGACTTATCAATCAGTTCATGGTTAAACTGTTTGCTTAACAGATGCCGCTTATATTTTCGTACAATTGATTTATTTTGTTTTTAATAAAAACCGGTGCGGTTACAAAATAACGGTCCAATAAGGATTTGAAAGTCACATTTAAAGCTCATGAAAGATTATAATCGCCACTGATCGGATAGGATAGGATTTTTTCCAATCCATACTGCATTGCCAAACTTTGATGTGTTTGCTTCATCGTTGGCATACCGACCTCATATGCGGCAAGTGATATATAAGCGAAAGTTCTTGCTGAAATAGGCGCCCTATACCCTTCTGTAAATCTATCCGCTTCCCAAAATAAACCCACCCAATCCAAAAGCAATTCATTTGCCTGTTTCTCCCCATGGGCTTATTTTTTAATTCCATTTGAATTGAATATGAAAAAACCTAAAACCAGGATAATGACTCAACAATCATACCATCCTTAGACTTATCACATTTAATGGAACAATTTTAAGAAATGATATATTCAATTTCATTTATGAAGTAATCTCCTATTTTATTCAAAAATTTAAATCAATTAAAATTAATATTCCTCCAAACTTGGGATTGCCTTTGGGATGAATCAAAGATCAACCTGAATCTTGTTTTATTTTCAAATGATTGATCAATGCTGATTTTAACTTTATGCAAATCCAAAAATTTGATGGACTAGAGACAAACCTATACCGGAACCCATTTATGGAAGCATGTTGTGGACTCCTGTAAAATGGTTTAAAAATATGTATTGCTTCATCACTTGTGATTCCTGTTCCCCGGATTTTCAATATCTACTGCAAAACATTCTTTCTTGATATTTCATTCTCAATTCCACTAACTTATCCGGACTATACTTACATCCATTATCCATAAGATTTTTAAAAGCCGTTTTTAAAAGTGATTCATTACCCACAATCAATAACTCATTTTCATCTTCAGGTAAATTTTCTATTTCAACTACAATTTTATATTCCGGGTGATTTTTAAGTAATTCTTCTTTTGCCTGCCAAATCATTTCATCAATCCTAAGAAATTTAAATTCAACATCATTGTTTTCAAGGGTAATTCTTGATAATTGCATCAAATTATTAGTCACATCATTCAAGCCTTTTGTATCGTCCAAAATAGATTTTAAAGTTTGCACATAGTCCGCTTTTTTCTCTCTCTTTTGCAAAGTTACTTCCACCTGACTAGCGATAACGCTGATTGGATTTTTCAACTCATGCGACAAATGTGAAATGAACATTTTTTGATTTGAAAACGCTTTTTCAATTCTGATAACAAATTATTGAAGGTATCAACCAATCTCGATAATTCATCTTTTGATTGGATAAACTCAATCGTTGATTCATGTTTGCCGGCAAAATTGCGTCCACTTGATTCATGATATTATTGATCGGAGCAAGAGCCTGACCGGCAAAAATCCAACCACCTAAGGCTACTAACGCTATGAGAATAAAGAAAAACGATCCACAAAATGCGCTGTAAAAAAATTGCAAGCTTTCGGAAGTAAAACAGCCTCAGCTATGATAGTATATTGGGTATCCTGTCTGTTTTTGTATAACATTCCCAATGCCTTGTAATGTTTATGTTCAAACCGAAGATCTTTTGACTCTTTAATTTGCTCTAAAATTTGAACTGGGATATCATCAGGCAATGGATTAAAGCTATATACCGCTTATACTCATCATTATAAACTGAAATATTTTCAGTATAAAGAGGAATATCATTAATACTATCCAAAACATGCTTGCTCTTTTGAATGACCAAGCCAGAGTTATAACCATGTCTGCAGTCATAATGGCTTTGGATTTCCGATTGCCGTAAAATTCATTTTTAACTTTCAAACTGAATTCATAGTATATAAAAACCAAGGCAAAGACCATTATGACCGCCACGATCAATATAAACTGCATGGTTAATCGGCTTGATTTGCATAAACTAGGATAACACGTACTGGTCTGAAATTACTTTTCCTCTTTAAAGATATACCCTGGAACCGAATACGGTGTGAATTAATTTATTCGCAAAGGGTCTATCAATTTTATTTCTCAAATAATTAATATAAACTTCAATCACATTGGTGCTGATATCAAAATCTATATCCCAAACTTTTTCTGTGATTTCCGATTTAGGAATAACCCTAGCCTGGGTTGTTGATAAAATACATCAATAGGCAAATTCCTTTGGAGTAAGTTCAATTTTTATACCAGCTCGCATCACTTTTTCGAATCAACATCCATGATGATGTCTGCATATGTTAAAACCGCTGGCTGTCTCTTTCC includes the following:
- a CDS encoding HAMP domain-containing histidine kinase, producing the protein MFISHLSHELKNPISVIASQVEVTLQKREKKADYVQTLKSILDDTKGLNDVTNNLMQLSRITLENNDVEFKFLRIDEMIWQAKEELLKNHPEYKIVVEIENLPEDENELLIVGNESLLKTAFKNLMDNGCKYSPDKLVELRMKYQERMFCSRY